One Candidatus Dadabacteria bacterium genomic window, TCTTCATTGAGCGCGAGCGCCCTCGCAATAGTGCGCGCGATTTGCAGCACCTCAAGCACGTGCGTGAGGCGCGTTCTGTAGTGGTCGTTTGTGGGCGACAGAAACACCTGGGTTTTATGCTTCATCCGCCGGAACGCCTTGCTGTGGACTATGCGGTCTCTGTCGCGCTGGAAGGGCGTTCTTATGGGGCATTCGCGCTCTTTTCTCTTGCGCCCTTTTGTCTGCGAACTGAGAACGGCGAACGGGCTGAGGAACTGTTTTTCTTTTTCCTGAAACCGCTCTCGGACGGTTTTTTTGCCCGCCGTCATATCCTCACCTCAACCCCCGCGGAGGCGAGGGACTTTTTTGTTTCCATTATGCTGATGTCGCCGTAGTGAAACACGGACGCCGCAAGCATGGCGTCCGCGCCGCCTTCGGTTGCCGCCTCCGCAAAATGCGCCGGTTCTCCCACGCCGCCGGACGCGATGACGGGAATGCCGACCCGCTCTGAAACCGTTTTTGTGAGCCTGATGTCGTAACCCTCGCGGGTCCCGTCTCTGTCCATGCTTGTAAGAAGGATTTCCCCCGCTCCCAGCTCCTCCGCTTTCTCCGCCCACTCAACGGCGTTCACTCCCGCCGGTTTTGCGCCGCCGTGGGTGTGAACCTCCCACATATCGCCGTTTCTGCGGGCGTCAACCGCCACCACGACGCACTGGCTGCCGAACCTGTCCGCGCAGTCGCTCACAAGGCGCGGGTTTAAGACTGCGGCGGTGTTGACAACCACCTTGTCCGCCCCCGCAAGCAGCAGGACGCGCGCGTCTTCGGGGGTTGATATTCCGCCCCCCACAGACATCGGGACAAACACCCCTTCGGCGGTTTTTTCAACCACTTCAATCATGGTCTTTCTGCCCTCGCCCGATGCGGTTATGTCCAGAAACGCGATCTCGTCCGCGCCCTCTTTTGAATACCTCTCGGCGCAGCGGACGGGGTCGCCCGCATCTTTGAGTCCCTTGAAGTTGACGCCCTTTACGACCCTGCCGTCCTTCACGTCAAGGCACGGGATGATTCGTTTGCAGACCAATCAGGAAAACCTCCTTATGGTTTCCTCAAGGTTTATCCGCCCGGAGTAAAGGGCTCTTCCCACGATTACGCCCCACAGGCCGG contains:
- the hisF gene encoding imidazole glycerol phosphate synthase subunit HisF — protein: MVCKRIIPCLDVKDGRVVKGVNFKGLKDAGDPVRCAERYSKEGADEIAFLDITASGEGRKTMIEVVEKTAEGVFVPMSVGGGISTPEDARVLLLAGADKVVVNTAAVLNPRLVSDCADRFGSQCVVVAVDARRNGDMWEVHTHGGAKPAGVNAVEWAEKAEELGAGEILLTSMDRDGTREGYDIRLTKTVSERVGIPVIASGGVGEPAHFAEAATEGGADAMLAASVFHYGDISIMETKKSLASAGVEVRI